From Streptomyces zhihengii, the proteins below share one genomic window:
- a CDS encoding cryptochrome/photolyase family protein, producing MTVAVVLFTSDLRLHDHPPLRAAQRAADEVVPLFVLDPGIAAAGFDAPNRQAFLADCLADLDEGLRERGGRLVVRSGPVVREVAAVVAESGAREVHIAAGVTGYAHRREEALRAELDGMGVALHVHDTVITAVAPGAVTPTGSDHYAVFTPYLRRWSQERLRPAGGAPRAVRVPDAVRGKRLPARSAVKGVSPALPQGGETAGRHRFLSWKRSGLDSYEDMHDDLAGDGTSRLSPYLHFGALSPVELVERARAHGGPGADAFVRQLCWRDFHHQVLAARPDASSGDYRTRHDRWRRTDEAREEIEAWREGRTGYPVVDAAMRQLRHEGWMHNRARLLVASFLTKTLYVDWRVGAAHFLDLLVDGDVVNNQLNWQWVAGTGTDTRPHRVLNPVVQGKRFDPRGAYVRRWVPELRGVDDRFVHEPWRMSEGERAAVDYPEPLVDLADGLARFRHARGRD from the coding sequence ATGACCGTCGCGGTCGTCCTGTTCACCTCGGACCTGCGTCTGCACGACCATCCGCCGCTGCGCGCGGCGCAGCGGGCCGCCGACGAGGTGGTGCCGCTGTTCGTGCTGGACCCCGGCATCGCCGCCGCCGGGTTCGACGCGCCGAACCGGCAGGCGTTCCTCGCCGACTGCCTCGCCGATCTGGACGAGGGACTCCGCGAGCGCGGCGGACGGCTGGTGGTCCGTTCGGGCCCGGTGGTCCGGGAGGTGGCGGCGGTCGTCGCCGAGAGCGGGGCGCGCGAGGTGCACATCGCCGCCGGGGTCACCGGCTACGCGCACCGCCGCGAGGAGGCCCTGCGGGCCGAACTCGACGGCATGGGCGTCGCCCTGCACGTGCACGACACCGTGATCACGGCCGTGGCCCCGGGCGCCGTCACCCCCACGGGGTCGGACCACTACGCCGTCTTCACGCCCTACCTCCGCCGCTGGTCCCAGGAGCGGCTGCGGCCGGCGGGCGGCGCGCCCCGCGCGGTGCGGGTGCCCGACGCGGTGCGGGGCAAGCGGCTGCCGGCCCGCAGCGCGGTCAAGGGCGTCTCGCCGGCGCTCCCGCAGGGCGGGGAGACGGCGGGCCGGCACCGCTTCCTGAGCTGGAAGCGGTCGGGGCTGGACTCCTACGAGGACATGCACGACGACCTCGCCGGTGACGGCACGTCCCGGCTCTCCCCGTACCTGCACTTCGGCGCCCTCTCCCCCGTCGAACTGGTGGAGCGGGCCCGGGCGCACGGCGGGCCGGGGGCCGACGCCTTCGTCCGGCAGCTCTGCTGGCGGGACTTCCACCACCAGGTGCTCGCCGCCCGGCCGGACGCCTCGTCCGGGGACTACCGCACCCGCCACGACCGGTGGCGCCGGACGGACGAGGCCCGGGAGGAGATCGAGGCGTGGCGCGAGGGCCGCACCGGATACCCGGTGGTGGACGCGGCGATGCGCCAGCTCCGCCACGAGGGGTGGATGCACAACCGGGCGCGGCTGCTGGTGGCGAGCTTCCTCACCAAGACGCTCTACGTGGACTGGCGGGTCGGCGCCGCGCACTTCCTGGACCTGCTGGTGGACGGGGACGTCGTCAACAACCAGCTCAACTGGCAGTGGGTCGCCGGAACGGGCACGGACACCCGCCCCCACCGGGTGCTCAACCCGGTGGTCCAGGGCAAGCGGTTCGACCCGCGCGGCGCCTATGTGCGGCGCTGGGTGCCGGAACTGCGGGGCGTCGACGACCGGTTCGTGCACGAGCCGTGGCGGATGTCGGAGGGCGAGCGCGCGGCGGTCGACTACCCGGAGCCGCTGGTCGACCTCGCGGACGGCCTGGCGCGCTTCCGGCACGCCCGGGGCCGCGACTGA
- a CDS encoding aldo/keto reductase has translation MKYRTIGSDPATSRRVSVLSLGAMLFGTRTDEKTSFAILDRFVEAGGTFIDTSNNYAYWEDGSQGGASENVIGRWRRSRGIGDEVVIATKMGARPLAPGTGYVENREGLSARAVRIAAEQSRERLGTDRLDLLYAHIEDPATPLAETVEGFAALVAEGSVGLLGVSNHWAWKVERARATAAARGLPGFEVLQYSHSYLRRRTDLSDALSADGSYGVAGGDLLSYVRAEPALTLVAYTPLLAGAYVRDDKPLGPDLDHAGTPARLAALREVVAETGATANQVVLSWLIGGEVPVVPLTGVSSVAQLDENLAAVDLELTAGQRALLDGAH, from the coding sequence ATGAAGTACCGCACGATCGGCAGCGACCCCGCGACCAGCCGGCGGGTCAGCGTGCTCAGCCTCGGGGCGATGCTCTTCGGCACCCGTACCGACGAGAAGACGTCCTTCGCGATCCTGGACCGGTTCGTGGAGGCGGGCGGCACGTTCATCGACACGTCGAACAACTACGCGTACTGGGAGGACGGCAGCCAGGGCGGCGCGAGCGAGAACGTGATCGGCCGGTGGCGGCGCAGCCGGGGCATCGGCGACGAGGTCGTGATCGCGACCAAGATGGGCGCCCGCCCCCTCGCCCCCGGGACGGGATACGTGGAGAACCGCGAGGGGCTGTCCGCGCGAGCCGTACGGATCGCCGCCGAGCAGAGCCGGGAGCGGCTCGGGACGGACCGGCTGGATCTGCTGTACGCGCACATCGAGGATCCGGCGACGCCGCTGGCGGAGACCGTGGAGGGGTTCGCCGCACTGGTCGCCGAGGGCTCCGTCGGCCTGCTCGGCGTCAGCAACCACTGGGCGTGGAAGGTGGAGCGCGCCCGTGCCACGGCGGCCGCGCGGGGCCTGCCGGGCTTCGAGGTCCTCCAGTACAGCCACAGCTATCTGCGCCGCCGGACGGACCTGTCGGACGCGCTCTCCGCCGACGGCTCCTACGGGGTCGCGGGCGGTGACCTGCTGAGCTACGTCCGGGCGGAGCCGGCGCTGACATTGGTGGCGTACACCCCGCTGCTCGCCGGTGCGTACGTCCGCGACGACAAGCCGCTCGGCCCGGATCTGGACCACGCCGGCACACCGGCACGGCTGGCGGCGCTGCGGGAGGTCGTGGCGGAGACGGGGGCCACGGCCAACCAGGTGGTGCTGTCCTGGCTGATCGGCGGCGAGGTCCCGGTGGTGCCGCTGACCGGTGTGTCGTCCGTGGCCCAGCTCGACGAGAACCTGGCGGCCGTCGACCTGGAGCTGACCGCCGGGCAGCGCGCCCTGCTGGACGGCGCCCACTGA
- a CDS encoding SDR family oxidoreductase: MAAGHADGRDGAAPLRCLVTGASGYIGGRLVPQLIAAGHRVRCLARTPAKLRDHPWAPDAEVVQGDVTDAGSVADAMAGVDVAYYLVHALGTGSRFEETDRRAARIFAEEARAAGVRRIVYLGGLTPPDVPERELSPHLRSRAEVGRILLDGPVPATVLRAAVIIGSGSASFEMLRYLTERLPVMVTPSWVHTRIQPIGVRDVLRYLVGSARMPEDVNRAFDIGGPDIITYRDMMSRYATVAGLRNRVIVPVPVLTPRLSSHWVGIVTPVPASIARPLTESLRHEVVCYEHDIARYVPDGPGQPLPFDEALALALRRVRDADVATRWSSASVPGAPSDPLPTDPDWAGGSLYEDERRLTVDAPRASLWRVIEGIGGDNGWYSFPLAWAVRGWMDRFVGGVGLRRGRRDAERLRAGDSLDFWRVEEIETGRLLRLRAEMRLPGLAWLEMYAETDEDGRTAYRQRALFHPRGLFGHAYWWSVSPFHAIVFGGMARNITQAAAKGMSAHEGDVPADRIRETPGKGSVHR, translated from the coding sequence GTGGCCGCGGGGCACGCGGACGGCCGGGACGGGGCGGCCCCGCTGCGCTGTCTGGTGACCGGCGCCAGCGGCTACATCGGCGGGCGGCTCGTACCGCAGCTGATCGCCGCCGGTCACCGGGTACGCTGCCTGGCCCGGACGCCCGCCAAGCTGCGCGACCACCCCTGGGCGCCGGACGCCGAGGTCGTGCAGGGCGACGTCACCGACGCGGGCTCGGTCGCCGACGCGATGGCCGGCGTCGACGTGGCCTACTACCTGGTGCACGCGCTCGGCACCGGCTCCCGCTTCGAGGAGACGGACCGGCGCGCGGCGCGGATCTTCGCGGAGGAGGCGCGGGCGGCAGGGGTGCGGCGGATCGTCTACCTCGGCGGCCTGACGCCCCCGGACGTGCCGGAGCGGGAGCTGTCGCCGCATCTGCGCTCACGGGCCGAGGTGGGGCGGATCCTGCTGGACGGGCCGGTGCCGGCCACGGTGCTGCGGGCCGCCGTGATCATCGGGTCGGGCTCGGCGTCCTTCGAGATGCTGCGGTACCTCACCGAGCGGCTGCCCGTCATGGTGACACCGAGCTGGGTGCACACCCGCATCCAGCCGATCGGCGTCCGCGACGTGCTGCGCTACCTGGTGGGCAGTGCCCGGATGCCCGAGGACGTCAACCGCGCGTTCGACATCGGCGGGCCGGACATCATCACCTACCGCGACATGATGAGCCGTTACGCCACGGTCGCCGGTCTGCGGAACCGGGTCATCGTGCCCGTCCCGGTGCTGACGCCCCGGTTGTCCAGCCACTGGGTGGGCATCGTGACGCCCGTGCCCGCGTCCATCGCCCGGCCGCTCACCGAGTCGCTGCGCCACGAGGTGGTCTGCTACGAGCACGACATCGCCCGCTACGTGCCCGACGGCCCCGGACAGCCGCTGCCGTTCGACGAGGCGCTGGCCCTGGCGCTGCGACGGGTCCGGGACGCCGACGTCGCCACCCGGTGGTCCTCGGCGTCGGTGCCCGGCGCGCCGAGCGACCCGCTGCCCACCGACCCCGACTGGGCGGGCGGCAGCCTCTACGAGGACGAGCGGCGGCTGACGGTGGACGCGCCGAGGGCGTCGCTGTGGCGGGTCATCGAGGGCATCGGCGGCGACAACGGCTGGTACTCCTTCCCGCTCGCCTGGGCCGTACGGGGCTGGATGGACCGCTTCGTGGGCGGCGTGGGGCTGCGCCGCGGGCGGCGCGACGCCGAACGGCTGCGGGCCGGCGACTCGCTCGACTTCTGGCGGGTCGAGGAGATCGAGACCGGCCGTCTGCTGCGGCTGCGCGCCGAGATGCGGCTGCCGGGACTCGCCTGGCTGGAGATGTACGCGGAGACGGACGAGGACGGCCGCACCGCCTACCGCCAGCGCGCGCTGTTCCATCCGCGCGGCCTGTTCGGACACGCCTACTGGTGGAGCGTGTCGCCCTTCCACGCGATCGTCTTCGGCGGCATGGCCCGCAACATCACGCAGGCCGCGGCGAAGGGCATGAGCGCTCATGAGGGTGACGTCCCGGCGGACCGCATCCGGGAGACACCGGGCAAGGGAAGCGTCCACCGGTAG
- a CDS encoding aldo/keto reductase — translation MTTVPTVLLNDGARIPQLGFGVFQVPDDETTTAVAAALEAGYRSIDTAAVYGNERGVGRALADSGVPREELFVTTKLWNADQGHDATLRAFDTSLAALGLDHVDLYLIHWPAPAQDLYRESWRAIEKLVADGRVRTAGVSNFGPGHLRRLLDGASLVPAVNQIELHPGLQQAELRALHAELGIATEAWSPLAQGAVLSEDTLTAIAADHGKSPAQVVLRWHLQLGNVVIPKSVTPERIRANIDVFDFTLSDDEMSAIAGLDRGLRTGPHPDELG, via the coding sequence ATGACCACAGTCCCCACCGTCCTCCTCAACGACGGCGCCCGGATCCCCCAGCTCGGCTTCGGCGTCTTCCAGGTCCCCGACGACGAGACCACCACCGCGGTCGCCGCCGCCCTGGAGGCCGGCTACCGCTCGATCGACACCGCCGCCGTCTACGGCAACGAGCGGGGCGTCGGCCGGGCGCTGGCCGACTCCGGCGTCCCCCGCGAGGAGCTGTTCGTCACGACCAAGCTGTGGAACGCCGACCAGGGCCACGACGCCACGCTGCGGGCCTTCGACACCAGCCTCGCGGCGCTCGGCCTCGACCATGTCGACCTCTACCTGATCCACTGGCCCGCCCCGGCGCAGGACCTCTACCGGGAGTCGTGGCGGGCGATCGAGAAGCTGGTGGCCGACGGCCGGGTGCGCACGGCGGGCGTCTCCAACTTCGGGCCCGGCCATCTGCGCCGGCTGCTCGACGGCGCCTCCCTCGTCCCCGCGGTCAACCAGATCGAGCTCCACCCCGGCCTCCAGCAGGCCGAACTGCGGGCGCTGCACGCCGAACTCGGCATCGCCACCGAGGCGTGGAGCCCGCTCGCCCAGGGCGCCGTCCTCTCCGAGGACACGCTCACCGCGATCGCGGCGGACCACGGGAAGTCCCCCGCGCAGGTCGTGCTGCGCTGGCACCTCCAGCTCGGCAACGTGGTGATCCCCAAGTCGGTCACCCCGGAGCGCATCCGCGCGAACATCGACGTCTTCGACTTCACGCTGTCCGACGACGAGATGAGCGCGATCGCCGGCCTCGACCGCGGTCTGCGGACGGGCCCGCACCCCGACGAACTCGGCTGA
- a CDS encoding potassium channel family protein produces the protein MVVCGDDALAHRLAVELQDVYRAHVVLVVPDALTGGQSGDPSRLARAAGRFGVAPLRRPVPSPDDTSGGLRLPLEEVVSAEPTEEALLRAGVDRAASLALLYEDDEANLRAALAARRLSPGLRLVVRMYNRKLGQHMEQLLDQAALLAMPGVDRAFLDASTTVLSDADTAAPALAATAAGGTSKVVQADGLLLRAVERAPSRPGEVPDPGLCTLALLSSSTADPAGSEGSDSSGSQSPLLLPDDATVRDAADRGTVVLETVRHAGPALPLRRLARRGAPLGAVFSRRLRWALAGIVASVLALSVTASVVTDADPVHAAYLTLLDLFAIGDPAVGESTTRQILQLLAGLVGLALLPLLVAGALEALGTFRATGALRRPPRGLSGHIVLLGLGKIGARVLARLRELDIPVVCVEEDPEARGIALARSLAVPVVLGDVTEEGVLEAAKVHRAHTLLALTSSDTTNLEATLYARTVKPDLRVALRLYDDEFATAVYRTLRAAHPGAVTRSRSVTHLAAPAFAAAMMGRHVLGAIPVERRVLLFAVVRVSGTPELEGRTVAEAFRPGAWRILALDTAVPAARHPDLGAVQHGGEEPQLLWDLHPGYVLRSEDRVVIAATRRGLAELLGTPARPHSGAP, from the coding sequence ATGGTGGTCTGCGGGGACGACGCCCTGGCGCACCGGCTCGCCGTGGAGCTCCAGGACGTCTACCGCGCGCATGTGGTCCTGGTCGTGCCCGACGCCCTGACCGGTGGGCAGAGCGGCGATCCGTCGCGGCTCGCGCGGGCGGCGGGCCGCTTCGGCGTCGCTCCGCTGCGGCGGCCCGTGCCGTCGCCCGACGACACCAGCGGCGGTCTGCGGCTCCCGCTGGAGGAGGTCGTGTCGGCCGAGCCCACCGAGGAGGCGCTGCTGCGGGCCGGGGTGGACCGGGCCGCCTCGCTGGCGCTGCTCTACGAGGACGACGAGGCCAACCTGCGGGCGGCGCTCGCCGCGCGCCGGCTCAGTCCCGGGCTGCGCCTGGTGGTGCGGATGTACAACCGCAAGCTCGGTCAGCACATGGAGCAACTCCTGGACCAGGCCGCCCTGCTGGCGATGCCCGGGGTGGACCGCGCCTTCCTGGACGCCTCCACCACGGTGCTCTCGGACGCGGACACCGCGGCCCCGGCGCTCGCCGCCACGGCGGCCGGCGGCACCAGCAAGGTCGTCCAGGCGGACGGGCTGCTGCTGCGGGCCGTGGAGCGGGCCCCGTCGCGTCCCGGTGAGGTGCCGGATCCGGGGCTGTGCACCCTGGCGCTGCTCTCGTCCTCCACCGCCGACCCCGCGGGCTCGGAGGGCTCGGACTCCAGCGGGTCCCAGAGCCCGCTGCTGCTGCCCGACGACGCGACGGTGCGCGACGCGGCGGACCGGGGCACGGTCGTCCTGGAGACCGTGCGGCACGCGGGCCCGGCCCTGCCGCTGCGGCGTCTCGCGCGGCGGGGCGCACCGCTCGGCGCGGTGTTCTCGCGGCGCCTGCGGTGGGCGCTGGCCGGCATCGTCGCCTCGGTGCTGGCGCTCAGCGTGACCGCGTCGGTGGTCACCGACGCGGATCCGGTGCACGCCGCGTATCTGACGCTGCTCGACCTGTTCGCGATCGGGGATCCCGCGGTCGGGGAGTCGACGACGCGTCAGATCCTGCAACTGCTGGCGGGGCTGGTCGGTCTCGCCCTGCTGCCGCTGCTGGTCGCCGGAGCGCTGGAGGCGCTGGGCACCTTCCGTGCGACGGGGGCGCTGCGCAGGCCGCCGCGGGGGCTGTCCGGGCACATCGTGCTGCTGGGGCTGGGGAAGATCGGCGCCAGGGTGCTGGCGCGGCTGCGGGAGCTGGACATCCCCGTCGTGTGCGTGGAGGAGGACCCGGAGGCCCGGGGGATCGCGCTGGCGCGCAGCCTCGCCGTGCCCGTGGTCCTCGGGGACGTCACCGAGGAGGGGGTGCTGGAGGCCGCGAAGGTCCACCGCGCGCACACGCTGCTGGCCCTCACCAGCTCCGACACCACCAATCTGGAGGCGACGCTGTACGCCCGTACGGTCAAGCCCGATCTGCGGGTCGCGCTGCGGCTGTACGACGACGAGTTCGCCACGGCCGTCTACCGCACGCTGCGGGCGGCCCACCCCGGGGCCGTCACCCGCAGCCGCAGCGTGACGCATCTCGCCGCCCCGGCGTTCGCCGCGGCGATGATGGGACGTCATGTCCTGGGCGCCATACCGGTGGAGCGGCGGGTCCTGCTGTTCGCCGTCGTCCGGGTCAGCGGCACGCCCGAGCTGGAGGGGCGTACCGTCGCCGAGGCGTTCCGCCCCGGGGCGTGGCGGATCCTGGCGCTGGACACGGCGGTGCCGGCCGCCCGGCATCCGGACCTCGGCGCGGTGCAGCACGGCGGCGAGGAGCCCCAGCTCCTGTGGGACCTGCATCCCGGCTATGTGCTGCGGTCGGAGGACCGGGTGGTCATCGCCGCCACCCGCCGGGGGCTCGCCGAACTGCTCGGCACCCCGGCGCGCCCGCACAGCGGCGCTCCCTGA
- a CDS encoding MerR family transcriptional regulator encodes MSDDAADGQQQEAGLTTGEVARRLGVAPTTVRSWDRRYGLGPAGRVGGRHRRWTPLDVALLERMCALTATGVPPAEAARLAQDPSRPAPPPRPAPGGTPADRPAAAARAHAGMRLGDARQECRGLARAALRLDAVALDELLNTAVETYGLVTAWHEILMPTLQAVGRKWESSGERYVEVEHFLSWHVACALRRAAPPVADGLDSGKVLLACVPGENHTLPLEALSAALAQRRIAVRMFGAALPVEALVEAVRRTGPAVVGLWAQSRTTASQPLAQHVADMRWGVRGSRRQAAVMTLGPGWAGKPVGGTLRPPGLAEAVDAVEARVRG; translated from the coding sequence ATGAGCGACGACGCCGCCGACGGACAGCAGCAGGAGGCCGGGCTGACGACGGGCGAGGTCGCCCGCCGTCTGGGCGTGGCGCCGACCACCGTGCGCTCCTGGGACCGGCGCTACGGACTGGGCCCCGCCGGCCGCGTCGGGGGCCGGCACCGCCGGTGGACGCCGCTGGACGTCGCGCTCCTGGAGCGGATGTGCGCCCTGACGGCCACCGGCGTCCCGCCCGCCGAGGCCGCGCGGCTCGCCCAGGACCCGTCCCGCCCGGCCCCGCCGCCCCGGCCCGCCCCCGGCGGCACACCGGCCGACCGGCCCGCCGCGGCCGCCCGCGCCCATGCCGGCATGCGGCTCGGCGACGCCCGCCAGGAGTGCAGGGGCCTGGCCCGCGCCGCGCTGCGGCTCGACGCCGTCGCCCTCGACGAACTGCTGAACACCGCCGTCGAGACCTACGGCCTCGTCACCGCCTGGCACGAGATCCTGATGCCCACCTTGCAGGCCGTGGGCCGTAAGTGGGAGTCCTCAGGCGAGCGCTACGTCGAGGTCGAGCACTTCCTGTCCTGGCACGTGGCCTGCGCACTGCGCCGGGCCGCGCCCCCCGTCGCCGACGGCCTGGACAGCGGCAAGGTGCTGCTGGCCTGCGTGCCCGGCGAGAACCACACCCTGCCGCTGGAGGCGCTCAGCGCCGCACTCGCCCAGCGCCGGATCGCGGTGCGGATGTTCGGCGCCGCGCTGCCCGTCGAGGCCCTGGTCGAGGCCGTCCGGCGGACCGGCCCCGCGGTCGTCGGCCTCTGGGCCCAGTCGCGGACCACCGCGAGCCAGCCGCTCGCCCAGCACGTGGCCGACATGCGGTGGGGCGTCCGCGGCTCCCGCAGACAGGCCGCGGTCATGACCCTCGGGCCGGGCTGGGCCGGCAAACCGGTCGGCGGCACGCTCAGACCCCCGGGTCTCGCGGAGGCCGTGGACGCCGTGGAGGCCCGGGTACGCGGTTGA
- a CDS encoding SDR family NAD(P)-dependent oxidoreductase, with product MEIDGSHVLVAGATGAIGTALSAELASRGARLALAGRDPGRLARAARTHGAAATAVFDAYDPGSCASAVHRAAEELGGLDAVVTVFGTVAFGTAPSVGDEVAEHLLAVNALAPAAFLRAALGTLRDGGAIAAVTGVVAERPMPGMADYSASKAALGAWLDAVRRETRPRGVQVLDIRFGHLDTGFADRPVAGTAPPLPPGGDLGAAVRAVADALHSGADRVVTAPDGTYAPERHAR from the coding sequence GTGGAGATCGACGGTTCCCATGTACTCGTCGCGGGCGCGACCGGAGCGATCGGCACGGCCCTCTCCGCCGAACTCGCCTCCCGCGGCGCCCGGCTCGCACTCGCCGGGCGCGACCCGGGCCGGCTCGCGCGGGCCGCGCGCACGCACGGAGCCGCCGCGACCGCGGTCTTCGACGCGTACGACCCCGGATCGTGCGCGAGCGCCGTGCACCGGGCCGCCGAGGAACTCGGAGGACTCGACGCCGTGGTGACGGTGTTCGGCACGGTCGCCTTCGGGACGGCGCCGAGCGTCGGCGACGAGGTCGCCGAGCATCTCCTCGCGGTGAACGCCCTCGCTCCCGCCGCCTTCCTGCGCGCGGCCCTGGGGACCCTGCGGGACGGCGGGGCGATCGCCGCGGTGACCGGCGTGGTCGCCGAGCGGCCGATGCCGGGCATGGCCGACTACAGCGCCTCCAAGGCCGCCCTCGGTGCCTGGCTGGACGCCGTGCGCCGTGAGACACGTCCCCGGGGCGTGCAGGTGCTCGACATCCGCTTCGGCCACCTGGACACCGGCTTCGCCGACCGCCCGGTCGCCGGCACCGCCCCGCCCCTGCCGCCCGGCGGCGACCTCGGCGCGGCGGTCCGCGCCGTCGCCGACGCCCTCCACTCCGGCGCCGACCGCGTCGTCACCGCCCCGGACGGCACCTACGCCCCCGAACGGCACGCCCGCTGA
- a CDS encoding sigma-70 family RNA polymerase sigma factor has product MDETSTRTDMPPPAQGPGGGAAPGATGLGAAPDGGPGTTGLGAAPDGGPADEELARGLLAGDESAFAAVYRRWGPMVHTLAARTLGDTREAEDVTQLVFLAAWRGRAGFDPLRGALGSWLVGITRRKTVDALAARTRRLRLAEAAAHSPRTPSPPDGEETADGVLDRVLLVDELARLPRQQRDVLRMAYYEDLTQVQIADRTGIPLGTVKSHARRGLHRLRDRLEPTAAAARPAA; this is encoded by the coding sequence ATGGACGAGACGTCGACCCGCACCGACATGCCGCCGCCCGCGCAGGGCCCCGGCGGCGGCGCCGCGCCAGGGGCAACCGGGCTGGGCGCCGCACCGGACGGCGGGCCAGGGACCACCGGGCTGGGCGCCGCGCCGGACGGCGGGCCCGCCGACGAAGAGCTCGCCCGGGGCCTGCTCGCGGGCGACGAGTCGGCCTTCGCCGCCGTGTACCGGCGCTGGGGACCGATGGTGCACACGCTCGCCGCGCGCACGCTCGGCGACACCCGCGAGGCGGAGGACGTGACCCAGCTGGTGTTCCTGGCGGCCTGGCGCGGACGTGCCGGGTTCGATCCGCTGCGCGGCGCGCTGGGGTCCTGGCTGGTCGGGATCACCCGCCGCAAGACGGTGGACGCGCTGGCCGCGCGCACCCGCCGGCTGCGCCTCGCCGAGGCCGCCGCCCACTCCCCGCGGACGCCGTCGCCGCCGGACGGCGAGGAGACCGCGGACGGTGTGCTCGACCGGGTCCTGCTCGTCGACGAGCTGGCCAGGCTGCCGCGGCAGCAGCGGGACGTGCTGCGCATGGCCTACTACGAGGACCTGACGCAGGTTCAGATCGCCGACCGCACGGGCATCCCGCTCGGCACCGTCAAGAGCCATGCGCGCCGGGGTCTGCACCGGCTGCGGGACCGGCTGGAGCCCACGGCCGCCGCGGCGCGCCCCGCCGCCTGA
- a CDS encoding GNAT family N-acetyltransferase, with product MSELVIRRPADDAALRDWRYVHNVVIPTHPLSLDDARDRRERHRLEVAYRDGELVGCSTVRPPSEDTGAATVIARVLAAHRRRGLGEVLWARGLAHARELGARTIETVVLSSNEDGLRFALRHGFTETERYLLPGDTVPWIDLRLSGS from the coding sequence ATGTCCGAACTCGTCATCCGGCGGCCCGCCGACGACGCCGCCCTCCGGGACTGGCGCTACGTCCACAACGTCGTCATCCCCACCCACCCCCTCTCCCTCGACGACGCACGCGACCGCAGGGAGCGGCACCGCCTGGAAGTCGCCTACCGGGACGGCGAACTGGTGGGGTGCAGCACCGTGCGCCCGCCGTCCGAGGACACCGGGGCGGCCACCGTGATCGCCCGCGTCCTCGCCGCCCACCGCCGCCGGGGGCTCGGCGAGGTCCTCTGGGCCCGCGGCCTCGCCCACGCCCGCGAGCTGGGCGCCCGGACGATCGAGACGGTCGTCCTCTCCTCCAACGAGGACGGCCTCCGCTTCGCCCTGCGGCACGGGTTCACCGAGACGGAGCGGTACCTGCTGCCGGGCGACACCGTCCCCTGGATCGACCTCCGGCTGTCCGGGAGCTGA
- a CDS encoding NAD(P)/FAD-dependent oxidoreductase, producing the protein MTTPPRPSSAPDTVVVGAGLAGLACALDLCRAGLRVRLLEASDGVGGRMRTDRKDGFLLDRGFQVFNTAYPQVKRRVSLRPLRLRPLTPGVVAHTPAGPVRLTDPTRRPREAAALLPGRGLSARDLAALGALTARDTFPPARLLTRGADRTTLSALHRAGLSEQAVDDLLRPFLAGVFLESGLTTSARFFHLVWRSMARGTLCLPAEGIGAVPAQLAARLPDGVLRLDTPVEAVTDSGVLLADGRELPAANVVVATDPATAGRLVPGLDVPATRTVTTYYHAAERSPLDEPTLMVDSTLAVLNTCFLTEAVPGYAPPGTSLISTSVLGGDRPGAEEAVRRRLADLYAADTRDWLSVATFTVSGALPAMPPPWPLSRTTRVAPGRHVCGDHRATGSVQGALASGTRAAREVLAGVVGR; encoded by the coding sequence ATGACGACGCCTCCCCGACCCTCCTCCGCCCCCGACACCGTCGTCGTCGGCGCAGGCCTGGCAGGGCTCGCCTGCGCGCTCGACCTCTGCCGTGCCGGTCTCCGCGTCCGCCTGCTGGAGGCGTCCGACGGCGTCGGCGGCCGGATGCGCACCGACCGCAAGGACGGCTTCCTCCTCGACCGGGGGTTCCAGGTCTTCAACACCGCCTACCCCCAGGTCAAACGACGCGTGTCCCTGCGCCCGCTGCGTCTGCGCCCCCTCACCCCGGGCGTGGTGGCCCACACCCCGGCGGGGCCCGTCCGGCTCACCGATCCCACCCGCCGGCCCCGGGAGGCCGCCGCCCTGCTCCCCGGCCGGGGCCTGTCCGCCCGTGACCTGGCGGCCCTCGGAGCGCTCACCGCGCGCGACACGTTCCCCCCGGCCCGCCTGCTCACCCGCGGCGCCGACCGGACGACGCTGAGCGCGCTCCACCGCGCCGGCCTGTCCGAACAGGCCGTCGACGACCTGTTGCGCCCCTTCCTCGCCGGGGTGTTCCTGGAGTCCGGACTGACGACCTCCGCCCGCTTCTTCCACCTGGTCTGGCGGAGCATGGCCCGCGGCACCCTCTGCCTGCCCGCCGAGGGCATCGGCGCGGTGCCCGCCCAGCTCGCCGCCCGCCTGCCCGACGGGGTGCTGCGCCTCGACACCCCGGTGGAGGCGGTCACCGACTCCGGGGTGCTCCTGGCCGACGGACGCGAACTGCCCGCCGCGAACGTCGTCGTCGCGACCGACCCCGCCACCGCCGGGCGTCTCGTCCCGGGCCTCGACGTGCCCGCCACCCGGACCGTGACCACCTACTACCACGCGGCCGAACGCTCGCCCCTCGACGAGCCGACCCTGATGGTGGACAGCACCCTCGCCGTCCTCAACACCTGCTTCCTCACCGAGGCCGTCCCCGGCTACGCCCCGCCCGGCACCTCGCTGATCTCGACCTCCGTCCTCGGCGGCGACCGGCCCGGTGCCGAGGAGGCGGTTCGCCGGCGGCTCGCCGACCTGTACGCAGCCGACACCCGCGACTGGCTGTCGGTGGCCACCTTCACCGTCTCCGGTGCGCTGCCCGCGATGCCGCCGCCGTGGCCGCTGAGCCGCACCACACGGGTCGCCCCCGGCCGCCATGTCTGCGGGGACCACCGGGCCACCGGCTCGGTCCAGGGCGCCCTCGCCTCCGGCACCCGGGCGGCCCGCGAGGTGCTGGCGGGTGTGGTGGGCCGCTGA